A single region of the Silene latifolia isolate original U9 population chromosome 8, ASM4854445v1, whole genome shotgun sequence genome encodes:
- the LOC141594813 gene encoding protein FAR1-RELATED SEQUENCE 5-like, giving the protein MADENGALIDVTMMDEDNDYVIIQGGFTDNSKGIDYSKSLSGRTTDKWEEIYEMYLKHSQAIGFSIRKATSHRANGPGTPEIERYFVAGLRSQLNEDGQWEVLQHITVHNHALTPTQWQQHHRSERRISGAEAETIRALTEALVRPSVQYKVATVAAGGESFVGHTKRDHINFVHRLKSKAIEGDDAATLVNLLTKRQAEDPGFFFRVQFNEEGRLCHLFWCDSMMREDYRLYHDVLIFDTTYRTNRYNLICGAFVCINNHSSNVMFGCAFLSDEKEESFQWLFNVFNEAMGDDLRPVSIFTDQDKAMKNVLEAVYPQSRHRLCQWHIQQNAISHFGTLKHDRPIQNMFNQCLNGCFIETEFEATWRIMMTEYGLDNHPWFN; this is encoded by the exons ATGGCTGACGAAAATGGAGCCTTAATTGACGTTACTATGATGGACGAAGATAATGATTATGTCATCATTCAAGGAGGGTTTACGGATAATAGTAAAG GTATTGATTATTCCAAGTCACTATCGGGGAGGACAACAGATAAATGGGAAGAGATCTACGAGATGTATCTGAAACACTCACAGGCTATTGGTTTCAGCATTAGGAAAGCAACTTCTCATAGAGCAAACGGGCCTGGCACACCTGAAATCGAGAGATACTTTGT AGCTGGCCTAAGGTCGCAATTAAACGAGGATGGGCAGTGGGAAGTATTGCAACATATCACAGTTCACAACCATGCATTGACTCCGACACAGTGGCAGCAGCATCACCGATCGGAAAGGCGAATAAGCGGTGCCGAGGCAGAGACTATTAGGGCTCTGACAGAAGCGTTAGTCCGCCCATCTGTTCAATACAAGGTGGCGACTGTTGCAGCGGGAGGTGAATCATTTGTTGGACACACAAAGAGGGATCACATTAACTTTGTACATAGGCTGAAGAGTAAAGCGATTGAGGGCGATGATGCAGCGACACTTGTTAATCTTTTAACGAAAAGACAAGCGGAAGACCCTGGTTTCTTCTTCCGTGTGCAATTCAACGAAGAAGGGAGGCTATGCCACCTATTCTGGTGTGACTCAATGATGAGGGAGGATTATCGATTGTATCATGATGTACTTATCTTTGACACAACGTACCGCACCAATAGGTACAATCTTATATGCGGTGCCTTTGTCTGTATAAACAACCACTCGTCCAATGTGATGTTTGGGTGTGCTTTTCTATCGGACGAGAAAGAAGAATCATTTCAATGGTTGTTCAACGTGTTTAATGAAGCTATGGGTGATGATCTCCGTCCTGTCTCCATTTTCACCGACCAAGACAAAGCAATGAAAAACGTTCTTGAAGCG GTGTACCCACAAAGTAGACATAGGCTATGCCAATGGCATATCCAACAAAATGCCATCTCTCACTTTGGAACTTTGAAGCATGATAGGCCAATCCAGAATATGTTCAACCAATGCCTCAATGGTTGCTTTATTGAAACTGAATTTGAAGCGACTTGGCGAATTATGATGACAGAGTATGGCCTCGATAACCACCCATGGTTCAACTGA
- the LOC141594189 gene encoding uncharacterized protein LOC141594189, giving the protein MKTTTCDQLQQKRTSKGKQKIPITRIVDKNSRQVTFSKRRNGLFGKCSQLCSQFPNTHFAAITFSVGGKPFSVGYPSVDTVVNRFLDDTRKDDNFRNDVGDGNNNWWETPIDYMNLEDLEKFKEALEGLKTQVASRVGEQSTEIFNQESFDFPHVINCNDYECNYASPSPKLSDYCQEISESSDVGAIDADFGSLFDVIKSVDFGCNNAIASPVFSDNCPELLENIDFEAVDASHGAQLFDFFSEIESEIESIDFGFNAQTLTPQFCHNSQARRQSFNLTEVLKNIDVECQ; this is encoded by the coding sequence atGAAGACAACAACTTGTGATCAGCTGCAACAGAAGAGAACCAGTAAGGGAAAGCAGAAGATCCCGATAACCCGTATCGTCGATAAGAATTCACGCCAAGTTACCTTCTCTAAGCGTCGAAATGGGTTATTCGGTAAGTGTTCACAGCTCTGTTCTCAGTTTCCCAACACTCACTTTGCCGCCATTACTTTTTCTGTCGGTGGGAAACCCTTTTCCGTCGGGTACCCTTCTGTTGATACTGTCGTTAATCGTTTCCTCGACGATACTCGAAAAGATGATAACTTTCGGAACGATGTTGGTGATGGTAATAATAATTGGTGGGAAACCCCCATTGATTATATGAATTTGGAGGATCTGGAGAAATTTAAGGAGGCTCTTGAAGGGCTAAAGACGCAGGTGGCTTCGAGGGTTGGTGAACAATCGACTGAAATCTTCAATCAGGAAAGTTTTGATTTCCCTCATGTAATTAATTGCAATGATTATGAATGCAATTATGCAAGTCCAAGCCCTAAGTTGTCTGATTACTGTCAAGAAATATCAGAAAGTTCCGATGTTGGGGCGATTGATGCTGATTTTGGCAGCCTCTTTGATGTAATTAAGAGTGTTGATTTTGGATGCAACAATGCTATTGCCAGCCCTGTATTCTCTGATAACTGTCCTGAATTATTGGAAAATATCGACTTTGAGGCGGTTGATGCAAGCCATGGTGCCCAACTGTTTGATTTCTTTTCTGAAATTGAAAGTGAAATTGAAAGTATTGATTTTGGATTCAATGCTCAAACTCTTACCCCTCAATTCTGTCATAATTCTCAAGCAAGAAGGCAAAGTTTCAATCTCACTGAAGTACTTAAGAATATTGACGTCGAATGCCAATGA